From Streptomyces sp. NBC_00237, a single genomic window includes:
- a CDS encoding PD-(D/E)XK nuclease family protein, which yields MNTSTGPADAARRPASLSPSRASDFMQCPLLYRFRVIDKLPEKPSEAATRGTLVHAVLEKLFDDPAVERTAPRARAMVPGQWDRLLESKPELAELFAGDAEGERLTRWLGQAEDLVEKWFTLEDPTRLEPAERELFVETELESGLRLRGVIDRVDVAPTGEVRIVDYKTGKAPRPEYAEGALFQMKFYALVIWRWKRVVPRRLQLVYLGSGDVLTYDPNEADLERMERKLHALWEAIVEATETGEWRPRPTKLCGWCDHQAVCPEFGGTPPVYPLPVVPRQSGADAPR from the coding sequence ATGAATACGAGTACCGGTCCTGCGGATGCGGCGAGGCGGCCCGCGTCGTTGTCCCCGTCGCGTGCGAGCGACTTCATGCAGTGTCCGCTGCTGTACCGGTTCCGGGTGATCGACAAGCTGCCGGAGAAGCCGAGTGAGGCGGCTACCCGGGGCACGCTGGTCCATGCCGTGCTGGAGAAGCTGTTCGACGATCCGGCGGTGGAGCGGACGGCTCCGAGGGCGCGGGCGATGGTGCCGGGGCAGTGGGACCGGCTGCTGGAGTCGAAGCCGGAGCTGGCGGAGCTGTTCGCGGGTGACGCGGAGGGTGAGCGGCTGACGCGGTGGCTGGGGCAGGCGGAGGACCTGGTCGAGAAGTGGTTCACGCTGGAGGACCCGACGCGTCTTGAGCCTGCGGAGCGGGAGCTCTTCGTGGAGACGGAGCTGGAGTCGGGGCTGCGGCTGCGCGGGGTGATCGACCGGGTGGATGTCGCGCCGACGGGTGAGGTGCGGATCGTCGACTACAAGACGGGGAAGGCGCCGCGTCCGGAGTACGCGGAGGGTGCGCTGTTCCAGATGAAGTTCTACGCGCTGGTGATCTGGCGGTGGAAGCGGGTCGTGCCGCGCAGGCTTCAGCTGGTGTATCTGGGCAGTGGGGACGTGCTGACGTACGACCCGAACGAGGCGGACCTGGAGCGGATGGAGCGGAAGCTGCATGCGTTGTGGGAGGCGATCGTGGAGGCGACGGAGACGGGGGAATGGCGGCCTCGGCCGACGAAGCTGTGCGGGTGGTGTGATCACCAGGCGGTGTGCCCGGAGTTCGGGGGCACTCCCCCGGTGTATCCGCTGCCGGTGGTGCCGAGGCAGTCGGGGGCGGATGCTCCCCGTTAG